TGCGCGCGGCGGCCTCCTCCTTCGCCGGCTCACCGTTCGGGTCGTGCGCGGGCGGCGGCGGCACGGTGGCCATCCACTCCCCGAGGTGCTCCTTGTCGTGCAGCAGGTTCCGGATGTCGTACTCGGCGTACTCGAACTCCGGGGACCAGAAGAGCGCGTCGAAGGGGCAGACCTCGATGCAGATGCCGCAGTACATGCAGAGCGAGAAGTCGATGTCGAACTTGTCCAGCACGTTGCGCTGACGCGGCCGGGCCGCCCCGGGCACCGCGACCTCCTCCTTGTGGGAGTCGATGTAGATGCACCAGTCCGGGCACTCCCGGGCGCAGAGCATGCAGACCGTGCAGTTCTCCTCCGACAGCGCGATGACGCCCCGGGAGCGCGGCGGCAGCTCGGGGGCGACGTCCGGGTACTGCTGGGTGTGCGAGCGACGGGTCATCGTCTTCAGGGTGACGGCCAGCCCCTTCGCCAGCCCCTCGCCCGGGATGCTCATGCCCGCGCCCCGCCGGTACCTGGCGCCGCCGCGCTGCGCTCGCTCATGCGCCCCATCCTGCCGTGTCGGCCGCCCCGGCGCGACCACCCCCGACCAGTTGAGGCGGTACCGTGGCTCTGGGTGACCCGCCAGCCACCCGCGACAAGGAGCGGCCCACCGGCGATCCGGACGGTTCGGCCTTGGCGGCTCAGC
The nucleotide sequence above comes from Plantactinospora soyae. Encoded proteins:
- a CDS encoding NuoI/complex I 23 kDa subunit family protein, translated to MSIPGEGLAKGLAVTLKTMTRRSHTQQYPDVAPELPPRSRGVIALSEENCTVCMLCARECPDWCIYIDSHKEEVAVPGAARPRQRNVLDKFDIDFSLCMYCGICIEVCPFDALFWSPEFEYAEYDIRNLLHDKEHLGEWMATVPPPPAHDPNGEPAKEEAAARKAATSGAAGDRSAGPAVRPQRSARPAPTRPTADGPTSAPPAVAGPTSAPPAVDGPTSVPPAVDGPTSAPPAGEEPP